One segment of Gemmatimonadaceae bacterium DNA contains the following:
- a CDS encoding alpha/beta fold hydrolase: MPTAAIPAPRANGYTAKTPVPLYWAAYGPQGVSPLLVLHGGPGAGHDYLLPQMLELARHRELIFYDQRGGGRSRQDDEGPVTWRTQVEDLAAVVKEFALEPLSIVGYSWGGLLAMLYAVEAAAGRVAVRPGRMVLIDPAPATRRHREEFETEFNRRQQSDRIRIMREQLAASGLQDIDREAYRQRAFELSVAGYFADPAQAARLTPFRVIGKMQKSIWESLGDYDLRAALGTVKCPALVVHGSEDPIPAESSREIAAVLGARFVLLEGSGHVPYVEAPDQLFPALVDFLDETDA, translated from the coding sequence ATGCCGACAGCAGCGATCCCCGCGCCGCGCGCCAATGGCTACACCGCGAAGACTCCGGTGCCGCTCTATTGGGCGGCCTACGGTCCGCAAGGCGTTTCCCCGTTGCTCGTGCTGCACGGCGGCCCGGGCGCCGGCCATGACTACCTCCTGCCGCAGATGCTGGAGCTGGCCCGCCATCGGGAGCTGATCTTCTACGATCAGCGCGGCGGCGGCCGGTCGCGACAGGACGATGAGGGCCCGGTGACCTGGCGGACCCAGGTGGAGGACCTCGCGGCCGTCGTAAAAGAATTTGCCCTCGAACCCCTCTCAATCGTCGGTTATTCGTGGGGAGGACTGTTGGCGATGCTCTACGCCGTCGAGGCGGCGGCGGGACGGGTAGCCGTGCGGCCGGGACGCATGGTGCTGATTGATCCCGCCCCGGCCACCAGGCGGCACCGGGAGGAGTTCGAAACTGAGTTCAATCGACGGCAGCAGAGTGACCGGATCCGGATCATGCGCGAGCAGCTTGCCGCGTCCGGGTTGCAGGACATCGATCGTGAGGCGTACCGCCAGCGCGCCTTCGAATTGAGCGTCGCCGGTTACTTCGCCGATCCCGCGCAGGCCGCGCGGCTCACTCCGTTCCGGGTAATCGGAAAAATGCAGAAATCGATCTGGGAAAGTCTGGGTGACTACGATCTGCGGGCCGCGCTCGGCACCGTGAAGTGTCCGGCGCTCGTGGTCCACGGCTCGGAAGATCCGATCCCCGCGGAGTCCTCCCGGGAAATCGCGGCCGTGCTCGGCGCACGATTTGTACTATTGGAGGGGTCTGGCCACGTCCCCTATGTAGAAGCCCCGGATCAGCTTTTTCCGGCATTGGTTGACTTTCTCGATGAGACAGATGCTTGA